Proteins encoded within one genomic window of Acinetobacter sp. YWS30-1:
- a CDS encoding pilin yields the protein MYQKAFTLIEVMIVLTIIAILATVAGMSYHSYVVRSQLAEVFEQAGSYRTQFIASDGHCDAGRQIGSGTQYIEKVVINAACRIEFKLRQDGIDTAIRGKSIAFDVYGGSCSSSDISQRYLPKECRGQ from the coding sequence ATGTATCAAAAGGCGTTTACCTTGATTGAAGTCATGATTGTACTCACAATTATTGCCATTCTGGCGACAGTAGCTGGCATGAGTTATCACAGTTATGTAGTGCGAAGCCAACTAGCGGAGGTTTTTGAGCAAGCGGGTAGCTATCGAACTCAATTTATTGCCTCTGATGGTCACTGTGATGCAGGCCGTCAAATTGGCAGCGGAACCCAATATATTGAAAAAGTCGTGATCAATGCAGCTTGCCGGATTGAATTTAAGCTACGGCAGGATGGGATAGATACGGCAATCCGTGGCAAATCCATCGCCTTTGATGTCTATGGCGGCAGTTGTTCTTCGAGCGATATCAGTCAGCGTTATTTACCTAAAGAGTGTCGAGGACAATGA
- a CDS encoding YceI family protein — protein MNLKTLTLGLVAASIATFSFAKPVTYTIDPSHTATVFSWNHFGFSTPSANFSDIQGTINVDNEKPANSSVNVNIPVASINTNVKALDDHIKTAEFFDVAKYPNITFKSTKVQALGKNKYKITGNLTVKDVTKPVVLDAVLNKQGEHPMAKVPAIGFNATTSFDRSAFGLGANVPHVSDKITVQITTEATIPAEPAKK, from the coding sequence ATGAATTTGAAAACATTAACTTTAGGCTTGGTAGCCGCATCTATTGCAACTTTTAGCTTTGCAAAACCGGTGACTTATACAATTGATCCGAGTCATACTGCGACGGTATTTAGCTGGAACCATTTTGGGTTTTCTACGCCATCTGCAAACTTCAGTGACATCCAAGGCACCATTAATGTTGATAATGAAAAACCTGCGAATTCTTCGGTCAATGTGAACATCCCGGTTGCAAGCATTAATACGAATGTGAAAGCACTGGATGACCATATTAAGACAGCAGAATTTTTTGATGTTGCCAAATATCCGAATATTACTTTTAAAAGTACTAAAGTTCAGGCTTTAGGCAAAAACAAATATAAAATCACCGGCAACTTAACCGTGAAAGATGTCACTAAACCTGTGGTACTGGATGCGGTGTTAAATAAACAGGGTGAACATCCGATGGCAAAAGTTCCGGCAATTGGTTTTAATGCCACAACATCATTTGACCGTTCTGCATTCGGCTTAGGCGCGAATGTTCCGCATGTGAGTGACAAGATTACTGTTCAGATCACCACTGAAGCGACCATTCCGGCAGAACCTGCAAAGAAATAA
- a CDS encoding GNAT family N-acetyltransferase: protein MEISSQIQIKSLEQISQPEWLFLWQDYQRFYQTQISDEVSKNTWDKLTNYELDSMYGFAALIDGKVVGIVHVIEHNSSWTMRPYAYLQDLFVHPDYRGQGVARVLIQHIYDVAKQRNCDRVYWLTHESNHKARLLYDKVAKKTGFIQYRMS, encoded by the coding sequence ATGGAAATATCATCCCAGATCCAGATCAAATCTCTAGAGCAAATATCACAGCCCGAATGGCTATTTTTATGGCAAGACTATCAACGCTTTTATCAGACCCAAATTTCGGATGAGGTAAGTAAAAATACCTGGGATAAATTAACCAATTATGAGCTAGATTCAATGTACGGTTTTGCGGCGCTGATAGATGGAAAGGTCGTTGGGATTGTGCATGTCATCGAACATAACAGTAGCTGGACCATGCGTCCTTATGCCTATTTGCAGGATTTATTTGTTCATCCGGATTATCGCGGGCAGGGCGTAGCACGTGTACTGATTCAGCATATCTATGATGTAGCAAAGCAGCGTAATTGTGATCGGGTGTACTGGCTGACCCATGAATCGAACCATAAAGCCAGATTGCTCTATGATAAAGTGGCCAAAAAAACCGGATTTATCCAGTATCGTATGTCTTAA
- a CDS encoding PaaX family transcriptional regulator C-terminal domain-containing protein, giving the protein MTYKLNARHLVLDLLYASHNSTVSIKQMLCAADLLGISDNSLRVAVARLNQDQIIQSVERGIYQLIEKKFDTSFISLNKHPNMQTATAWDGKYILVYTGALGRVDRTALSKREKALRYYGFQELEQNVFIRPDNLQLSLNELKSAAVKFGLDQGARFFQVSEIDQHTHVSALWDIHGLHQTYLNISQEIEQWFESHEYLSLAESAKTAFYLAKSAVFSLRADPLLPEEWLDAPARQKFELAVRRMEEQGQQLWQQYFQQQGV; this is encoded by the coding sequence ATGACTTATAAACTGAATGCCCGACATCTGGTGCTAGACCTGCTCTATGCCTCACATAACTCTACTGTTAGCATCAAACAGATGTTATGTGCAGCAGATTTATTAGGAATCTCTGACAACAGCTTGCGGGTTGCAGTCGCACGACTCAATCAGGATCAGATCATTCAGTCAGTAGAACGCGGCATTTATCAGTTAATTGAAAAAAAATTTGATACTTCTTTTATCAGCCTGAACAAACATCCCAATATGCAGACTGCTACGGCTTGGGATGGCAAATACATTCTGGTTTATACCGGTGCGTTGGGACGAGTAGATCGTACGGCCTTATCTAAACGGGAAAAAGCCCTGCGTTATTATGGATTTCAGGAGCTGGAACAGAATGTGTTTATCCGCCCGGATAATTTACAACTCAGTTTGAACGAGCTTAAATCAGCAGCCGTCAAGTTTGGCCTAGATCAAGGCGCACGATTTTTTCAGGTTAGCGAGATCGATCAGCACACCCATGTATCTGCACTTTGGGATATTCATGGTCTCCATCAAACCTATTTAAATATTAGTCAGGAAATTGAGCAGTGGTTTGAAAGTCATGAATATTTATCCTTGGCTGAATCAGCTAAAACTGCCTTTTATCTGGCGAAATCTGCCGTATTTAGTCTGCGTGCAGATCCATTATTGCCTGAAGAGTGGCTAGACGCTCCAGCCCGACAAAAGTTTGAACTGGCTGTACGGCGTATGGAAGAGCAAGGCCAGCAGTTATGGCAGCAATATTTTCAGCAGCAAGGCGTATAA
- a CDS encoding cation diffusion facilitator family transporter — MGGSHHHDHSHVEVSAKNAKKLSIALALTTAFLIVEVIAGFMTQSLALLSDAAHMFTDAAALAIALAAIKIGQKPADDKRTFGYQRFEILAALFNAIMLFLVAMYILFEAYQRLSHPPEIESLGMLIVAILGLVINLISMKILVSSSQESLNIKGAYLEVLSDALGSVGVIIGAIIIYFSGWMWIDTVIAVMIGFWVIPRTWILLKQSINILLEGVPDEIDIEKLRHDLLALDGVEDIHQLKVWAITSKKVILTVHLVAPEVDYKKLHQEAFEMLHHEHHITEMTLQIEAEDCPPEQHRQSAHSHEHHDHKESHQH; from the coding sequence GTGGGTGGATCACATCATCATGATCATAGTCATGTAGAAGTTAGTGCGAAGAATGCCAAAAAACTGTCCATCGCCTTAGCCCTGACGACAGCCTTTTTAATTGTAGAAGTTATTGCCGGTTTTATGACTCAGAGTCTGGCCTTGCTTTCTGATGCAGCACATATGTTTACCGATGCCGCTGCATTGGCGATTGCACTGGCTGCGATTAAGATCGGGCAAAAACCCGCAGATGATAAACGTACCTTTGGCTACCAGCGATTTGAAATTCTGGCAGCTTTGTTTAATGCGATTATGCTATTTCTGGTGGCGATGTATATCTTGTTCGAAGCTTACCAGCGCCTGAGCCATCCCCCTGAAATTGAAAGTCTGGGCATGTTGATTGTCGCCATACTTGGACTGGTCATTAACCTGATCTCCATGAAAATTCTGGTTTCTAGCAGTCAGGAAAGCTTGAATATTAAAGGAGCTTATCTGGAAGTACTGAGTGATGCACTAGGTTCGGTGGGTGTCATTATTGGCGCAATCATCATCTATTTCAGCGGCTGGATGTGGATTGACACCGTGATTGCGGTCATGATCGGATTCTGGGTCATTCCACGGACATGGATTTTATTGAAACAGAGCATCAATATTCTGCTGGAAGGAGTTCCCGATGAAATCGATATTGAAAAACTGCGCCATGACCTACTGGCGCTAGACGGTGTTGAAGATATTCATCAGCTAAAAGTCTGGGCGATTACTTCCAAGAAAGTCATACTGACCGTTCATCTGGTTGCGCCAGAAGTTGACTATAAAAAGTTGCATCAGGAGGCGTTTGAGATGTTGCACCATGAACATCACATTACTGAGATGACATTGCAAATTGAAGCAGAAGATTGTCCCCCAGAACAGCATCGGCAATCAGCCCATTCGCATGAGCATCATGACCATAAAGAAAGCCATCAACATTAA
- the tkt gene encoding transketolase, translating into MTTPLNERRIANAIRVLAMDAVQKANSGHPGAPMGMADIADVVWREFLNHNPTNPNWANRDRFVLSNGHGSMLQYALLHLTGYDLSIEDLKAFRQLHSKTPGHPELGYAPGIETTTGPLGQGIANAVGFALAEKTLAAQFNKEDIKVVDHYTYCFLGDGCLMEGVSHEACSLAGTLGLGKLIAYYDDNGISIDGEVEGWFSDDTEQRFKSYGWQVIKVDGHDADAIRQATVEAKAEANKPTIIMCKTVIGLGSPNKQGKEDCHGAPLGNDEIVLTREALGWSDEAFVIPEDVYAAWDAKDKGSQAEAAWNETFAAYAAKYPTEAAELKRRLSGDLPADFVAKADAYIAEVNVKEETIATRKASQNTLQALVPSLPEVLGGSADLAGSNLTLWKGAQGVQDNPAGNYVHYGVREFGMTAIANGVALHGGFIPYVATFLMFMEYARNAVRMSALMKQRVIHVYTHDSIGLGEDGPTHQPIEQIASLRGTPNLNTWRPCDTVEAAISWKSALMRSEGPTALIFSRQNLPFQTRTQAQIENVAKGGYVLAEEKGELKAIIIATGSEVSLAMEAYAQLEGVRVVSMPCAEEFVKQDAAYREAVLPSNIRARVAVEAAHVDYWWKFVGLDGRVIGMTTYGESAPAKDLFKHFGITTEAVVTAVKEITA; encoded by the coding sequence ATGACAACCCCGCTTAATGAACGTCGTATTGCAAACGCAATTCGTGTATTGGCAATGGATGCTGTGCAAAAAGCAAACTCAGGACATCCAGGTGCTCCAATGGGGATGGCAGATATCGCTGATGTGGTTTGGCGCGAATTCTTAAACCATAACCCAACAAATCCGAATTGGGCTAACCGTGACCGTTTCGTATTGTCGAATGGCCATGGCTCTATGCTTCAATACGCACTTCTTCATTTAACGGGCTATGATCTTTCAATTGAAGATCTTAAAGCATTCCGTCAACTTCATTCTAAAACTCCAGGTCACCCAGAATTGGGCTATGCACCGGGTATTGAAACAACCACTGGTCCTTTAGGCCAAGGTATCGCAAATGCTGTTGGTTTTGCACTGGCTGAAAAAACTTTAGCAGCGCAATTCAACAAGGAAGATATCAAAGTTGTAGATCACTACACTTACTGCTTCCTGGGCGATGGTTGCTTGATGGAAGGTGTTTCTCACGAAGCATGTTCTTTGGCAGGTACTTTAGGTCTGGGTAAGCTGATTGCTTACTATGATGACAACGGTATTTCGATTGACGGTGAAGTTGAAGGTTGGTTCTCTGACGATACAGAACAACGCTTCAAGTCTTATGGCTGGCAAGTGATCAAAGTTGACGGTCATGATGCTGATGCAATCCGTCAAGCCACTGTTGAAGCAAAAGCTGAAGCGAACAAACCAACCATCATCATGTGTAAAACAGTGATTGGTTTAGGTTCACCAAACAAACAGGGTAAAGAAGACTGTCACGGTGCTCCTTTAGGTAATGACGAAATCGTATTGACTCGTGAAGCTTTGGGTTGGTCAGATGAAGCGTTTGTCATTCCTGAGGATGTATACGCAGCTTGGGATGCCAAAGATAAAGGTTCACAAGCTGAAGCAGCATGGAATGAAACTTTTGCCGCTTATGCAGCAAAATATCCAACTGAAGCAGCTGAATTAAAACGTCGTCTTTCTGGTGATCTTCCAGCTGACTTTGTTGCAAAAGCGGATGCTTATATCGCTGAAGTAAATGTAAAAGAAGAAACCATTGCTACACGTAAAGCGAGCCAAAATACGTTACAAGCCCTTGTGCCTTCACTACCAGAAGTACTAGGTGGTTCTGCTGACCTTGCAGGTTCTAACCTGACACTTTGGAAAGGCGCGCAAGGCGTACAGGACAATCCAGCAGGTAACTATGTTCACTACGGTGTACGTGAATTTGGTATGACTGCGATTGCCAACGGTGTTGCACTGCATGGCGGTTTCATTCCTTATGTAGCAACATTCCTGATGTTTATGGAATATGCACGTAATGCAGTACGTATGTCTGCACTGATGAAACAACGTGTGATCCATGTATATACTCACGATTCAATCGGTCTGGGTGAAGATGGTCCTACACACCAGCCAATTGAACAAATCGCATCTTTACGTGGTACACCAAACCTGAATACATGGCGTCCATGCGACACTGTTGAAGCAGCGATTTCCTGGAAATCTGCTTTGATGCGTTCAGAAGGCCCAACAGCGTTAATCTTCTCTCGTCAAAACCTGCCATTCCAAACGCGTACTCAAGCACAAATTGAGAATGTAGCGAAAGGTGGTTATGTTCTGGCTGAAGAAAAAGGCGAATTGAAAGCGATCATCATTGCGACTGGTTCTGAAGTTTCTCTTGCAATGGAAGCTTATGCACAACTCGAAGGTGTACGTGTTGTATCTATGCCATGTGCTGAAGAGTTCGTGAAACAGGATGCTGCGTATCGTGAAGCGGTTCTTCCTTCAAATATTCGTGCACGTGTAGCGGTTGAAGCTGCACATGTAGATTACTGGTGGAAATTTGTAGGTCTGGATGGTCGTGTGATCGGCATGACCACTTATGGCGAATCTGCACCTGCTAAAGACCTGTTTAAACACTTCGGCATTACAACTGAAGCTGTTGTAACAGCTGTAAAAGAGATTACTGCTTAA
- a CDS encoding fatty acid desaturase family protein has protein sequence MNSKVSVTELFSREEIKELTTPSDLQGALAVGSTWAVIVLTFGTVAYSWEYLPVWGKILICALALAILAGRQLAMAILMHDASHHSLFKTKWLNTHFTDWLCARPIWNEVGKYRPYHLKHHARTSQPDDPDLGLVKNFPITKQSLFRKFFRDLNGQSGLKFLAGRVLMDLELLEWSVSNDPKPIPRGNRSNLELAKNLLKNSSGMLISNAALFSALWASGHPKLYLLWPLAYITPFPLFIRIRAMAEHAGLETSHSALTNTRTTHAGWLARAFVAPIHVNYHIEHHLMASVPHQNLPKMHQMLRERDYVKAPPSYKDVIVSLLKG, from the coding sequence ATGAACAGTAAAGTGAGTGTCACAGAGCTATTTAGCCGTGAAGAAATCAAAGAGCTGACCACCCCATCCGACTTACAGGGGGCTCTGGCAGTAGGCTCAACTTGGGCTGTGATTGTTTTGACCTTTGGCACAGTCGCTTATAGCTGGGAATATTTACCAGTCTGGGGAAAAATATTGATATGTGCCTTGGCATTAGCCATTCTGGCAGGTCGTCAGCTGGCTATGGCCATTTTAATGCACGATGCCTCACACCACAGTCTGTTTAAAACCAAGTGGCTAAACACACACTTCACTGACTGGTTGTGCGCCCGTCCGATCTGGAATGAGGTCGGTAAATATCGTCCTTATCATTTGAAACATCATGCCCGCACCTCTCAACCTGATGATCCAGATTTAGGTTTGGTGAAAAACTTTCCAATTACTAAACAATCATTATTTAGAAAATTCTTTAGAGATTTAAATGGTCAATCCGGCCTAAAATTTCTGGCTGGCCGAGTCTTGATGGATTTAGAACTTCTGGAATGGAGTGTTTCCAATGATCCGAAACCAATTCCTCGTGGTAATCGCAGTAACTTGGAACTGGCAAAGAATCTGTTAAAAAATAGCTCGGGCATGCTGATTTCCAATGCTGCCCTATTTTCCGCACTTTGGGCCAGCGGTCATCCAAAACTTTATTTATTATGGCCGTTAGCTTATATCACTCCTTTCCCACTGTTTATCCGTATACGGGCAATGGCTGAACATGCAGGCCTGGAAACCAGCCATTCTGCACTGACTAATACCCGTACCACCCATGCAGGCTGGCTAGCGCGGGCTTTCGTTGCACCGATTCATGTAAATTATCATATTGAACATCATTTAATGGCCTCTGTTCCGCATCAAAATCTGCCCAAAATGCATCAGATGTTGCGAGAGCGCGATTACGTGAAAGCGCCACCGAGTTATAAAGATGTAATTGTTTCATTATTAAAAGGCTAA
- a CDS encoding glutamine amidotransferase: MLNLDHFPDTVYAIQHLAFEDLGAWEDVFYQLGLRVRYFEAGIDDLRKAYEYKGLTIILGGPIGVYETEDYPFLQQEIDLLKVRLEKNLPTLGICLGAQLMAHALDAKVYAGHSKEIGWSKLSLPATENNPLQALENIEVLHWHGDTFDLPKQAELLASSNLYPNQAFRIGSNILALQFHPEVAGDSLEKWLVGHTSELRQAKINIPVLRAANLQFAPALESTSKSVLEQYLTQLKLVS; the protein is encoded by the coding sequence ATGCTGAACCTTGATCACTTCCCCGATACCGTATATGCCATTCAACATCTGGCTTTTGAAGACCTAGGTGCCTGGGAAGATGTATTTTATCAGTTGGGATTACGTGTTCGCTATTTTGAAGCCGGTATTGATGACCTGCGTAAAGCGTATGAATATAAAGGTCTGACAATTATTTTAGGGGGTCCAATTGGTGTTTATGAAACGGAGGACTACCCTTTCTTACAACAAGAAATAGACTTACTTAAAGTGCGTTTAGAAAAGAATTTACCCACTTTAGGTATTTGTCTGGGTGCTCAACTCATGGCTCATGCACTCGATGCTAAAGTCTATGCAGGACATAGCAAAGAAATTGGCTGGTCTAAACTTAGTCTTCCAGCCACTGAGAATAATCCACTACAAGCCTTGGAAAATATTGAAGTGCTACATTGGCATGGCGATACTTTTGATCTGCCTAAACAGGCTGAATTATTAGCCAGTTCCAATCTCTATCCAAATCAGGCTTTCCGGATAGGATCAAATATTCTGGCTCTGCAATTTCATCCTGAAGTCGCTGGCGATAGCTTGGAAAAATGGCTAGTTGGTCATACCTCTGAATTACGTCAAGCTAAAATTAATATCCCAGTTCTTCGGGCAGCCAATCTTCAATTTGCGCCTGCACTGGAAAGCACTTCTAAATCTGTCCTAGAGCAATATCTGACTCAGTTAAAACTAGTATCTTGA
- the metK gene encoding methionine adenosyltransferase produces MREYAVFTSESVSEGHPDKMADQISDAILDAILKEDPYARVACETLVKTGAVVLAGEITTTANIDFEAVVRHTVNSIGYHHSDLGFDGSTCAIINMIGKQSPEIAQGVDRQKPEDQGAGDQGLMFGYASRETDVLMPAPISYAHRLMEKQAELRRNGTLPWLRPDAKSQVTFAYENGVPVRLDAVVLSTQHDPEISQAHLKEAVIEEIVKKIIPADMFHADTKFHINPTGMFVIGGPVGDCGLTGRKIIVDTYGGMARHGGGAFSGKDPSKVDRSAAYAGRYVAKNIVAAGLADKCEIQVSYAIGVAEPTSISINTFNTGKVSDELIVQLVREHFDLRPYGITRMLNLIQPMYKQTAAYGHFGREGSDTAFTWEKTDKVEALKASAGL; encoded by the coding sequence ATGCGCGAGTACGCTGTATTTACTTCGGAATCTGTAAGCGAAGGCCATCCAGATAAAATGGCTGACCAAATCAGTGATGCTATCTTGGATGCAATCTTAAAAGAAGACCCATACGCACGGGTTGCTTGTGAAACGCTTGTAAAAACAGGTGCGGTTGTACTTGCCGGTGAAATCACAACAACTGCGAACATCGATTTTGAAGCGGTTGTCCGCCATACCGTTAACAGTATTGGTTATCATCATTCTGACCTTGGCTTTGATGGTTCGACTTGTGCGATCATCAACATGATCGGTAAGCAGTCTCCTGAAATTGCTCAGGGTGTAGACCGTCAGAAACCTGAAGATCAAGGTGCCGGTGACCAAGGCTTGATGTTTGGTTATGCCAGCCGTGAAACTGATGTACTCATGCCTGCGCCAATTTCTTATGCGCACCGTTTAATGGAAAAACAGGCTGAATTACGCCGTAACGGTACATTGCCTTGGTTACGTCCAGATGCAAAAAGCCAGGTGACTTTCGCTTATGAAAATGGCGTACCTGTTCGTCTAGATGCTGTTGTGCTTTCAACTCAACACGATCCTGAAATTTCACAAGCTCATTTAAAAGAAGCTGTGATTGAAGAAATCGTGAAAAAAATCATTCCTGCCGACATGTTCCATGCAGACACCAAATTCCACATCAATCCGACCGGGATGTTTGTGATCGGTGGTCCTGTAGGTGACTGTGGTCTGACTGGCCGTAAAATCATTGTAGATACTTACGGCGGTATGGCACGTCACGGCGGTGGTGCATTCTCTGGTAAAGATCCATCAAAAGTTGACCGTTCTGCTGCTTATGCAGGCCGTTATGTTGCGAAAAACATTGTCGCTGCGGGTCTTGCTGATAAATGTGAAATTCAGGTGTCTTATGCAATTGGTGTTGCCGAGCCAACTTCAATTTCAATCAATACCTTCAATACAGGCAAAGTGTCGGATGAATTGATCGTTCAATTGGTTCGTGAGCACTTTGACCTGCGTCCATATGGTATTACCCGTATGTTGAACCTGATCCAGCCAATGTATAAACAGACTGCGGCTTATGGTCACTTTGGTCGTGAAGGTTCAGATACTGCATTTACTTGGGAAAAAACTGACAAAGTCGAAGCACTTAAAGCATCTGCTGGTCTATAA
- the yfcF gene encoding glutathione transferase, with product MHNICLYVDKKRISPYAMSVYVALKEKGLNFQEKMIDLNLLEQQSLAYRKICPSGKVPCLIIDDFHLFESWAITEYLEDAFPAPDYPALYPAEMKARAKCRAVQALIKTDFSSIRQDMPSTSIFVPPKRPLIASAETMQDIQRLLAITEILVEELWLTERWSIADFDLAFMLHRLLSHDVELPEKIQAYIQRNFQRSSVQSWILENEKLRTHAEF from the coding sequence ATGCACAATATCTGCTTATATGTCGATAAAAAACGTATCAGTCCTTATGCCATGTCGGTTTATGTGGCTCTAAAAGAGAAAGGACTCAACTTTCAGGAAAAAATGATCGATCTGAATCTGCTGGAACAGCAATCTTTGGCTTATCGTAAAATTTGTCCGAGTGGCAAAGTTCCTTGTCTGATCATTGATGATTTTCATTTATTTGAATCGTGGGCGATTACTGAATACCTGGAAGATGCTTTTCCGGCACCGGATTATCCTGCTTTATATCCTGCAGAGATGAAAGCCAGAGCAAAATGTCGCGCCGTTCAGGCTTTGATTAAAACTGATTTTTCCTCTATCCGGCAGGATATGCCCTCAACTTCGATCTTTGTTCCACCTAAAAGGCCTTTAATCGCATCGGCTGAAACCATGCAGGATATTCAGCGCTTACTGGCAATCACAGAAATTTTAGTTGAAGAGTTGTGGCTCACCGAACGATGGTCAATTGCAGACTTTGATCTAGCCTTTATGCTGCATCGTCTGCTTAGTCATGATGTTGAGCTTCCCGAAAAGATTCAGGCCTATATCCAGCGTAATTTTCAGCGATCTTCAGTGCAGTCCTGGATTTTGGAAAATGAAAAATTGAGGACTCATGCTGAGTTTTGA
- a CDS encoding electron transfer flavoprotein-ubiquinone oxidoreductase yields MEDIIRESMEFDVVIVGAGPAGLSAAIKIRQLAIENNLNDLSVCVVEKGSEVGAHILSGAVLEPRAMNELFPNWKEEGAPLNVPVTEDKTFFLLSDEKSQEAPHWMVPKTMHNDGNYVISLGNVVRWLGQKAEELEVSIFPGFAAAEILYHEDGSVKGIQTGDMGIGKDGEPTHNFTPGYELHAKYTIFAEGCRGHLGKRLIQKFNLDKDADPQHYGIGIKELWEIDPAKHKPGLVMHGAGWPLSETGSSGGWWLYHAENNQVTLGMIVDLSYENPHMYPFMEMQRWKTHPLIKKYLEGGKRISYGARAVTKGGFNSLPKFTFPGGSLIGDDAGFLNFAKIKGSHTAMKSGMLCGEAVFEAIKAGVEKGGDLAVARVTEGEDFFVKELTSYTDKFNNSWLKEELYSARNFGPAMHKFGQWMGGAFNFIDQNVFKVPFTLHDLVPDFSALKTVDAVNFKPNYPKPDGKLTFDRLSSVFVSNTVHEENQPAHLKLTDASIPVNVNLPKWDEPAQRYCPAGVYEIMENDDGSKRFQINAANCVHCKTCDIKDPSQNITWVVPEGAGGPNYPNM; encoded by the coding sequence ATGGAAGATATTATTAGAGAATCGATGGAGTTTGACGTAGTCATCGTAGGCGCAGGCCCTGCGGGTCTTTCTGCGGCAATCAAAATCCGTCAGCTTGCAATTGAAAACAACCTGAATGATCTGTCCGTTTGTGTCGTGGAAAAAGGCTCCGAAGTCGGTGCTCATATTCTTTCTGGTGCTGTGCTTGAACCTCGTGCCATGAACGAGCTGTTCCCGAACTGGAAAGAAGAAGGCGCGCCTTTAAATGTTCCTGTGACAGAGGATAAAACTTTCTTCCTTCTTTCAGATGAAAAATCACAAGAAGCTCCTCACTGGATGGTACCGAAAACCATGCACAACGATGGCAACTATGTCATCTCTCTTGGTAACGTGGTGCGTTGGTTAGGCCAGAAAGCGGAAGAACTGGAAGTTTCGATCTTCCCGGGCTTTGCTGCTGCTGAAATTCTGTATCATGAAGATGGTTCAGTCAAAGGCATCCAAACTGGTGATATGGGCATTGGTAAAGATGGTGAACCAACGCATAACTTTACCCCAGGTTACGAACTTCACGCGAAATATACGATTTTTGCTGAAGGCTGCCGTGGTCACTTAGGTAAACGTTTAATCCAGAAGTTTAATCTGGATAAAGATGCTGATCCTCAGCACTACGGTATCGGTATTAAAGAACTTTGGGAAATTGATCCGGCCAAACACAAGCCAGGTCTGGTAATGCACGGTGCTGGCTGGCCTTTATCTGAAACAGGTTCTTCAGGCGGCTGGTGGTTATACCACGCTGAAAATAACCAGGTCACTCTGGGCATGATCGTGGATCTTTCTTATGAAAACCCACACATGTACCCGTTCATGGAAATGCAGCGCTGGAAAACCCATCCACTGATCAAAAAATATCTGGAAGGCGGTAAGCGTATTTCTTATGGTGCGCGTGCCGTAACCAAAGGTGGTTTCAACTCTCTGCCGAAATTCACCTTCCCGGGTGGCTCACTGATTGGTGATGATGCTGGATTCCTGAACTTTGCGAAAATCAAAGGCTCACACACTGCGATGAAATCAGGCATGTTATGTGGTGAAGCAGTCTTTGAAGCGATCAAAGCTGGTGTAGAAAAAGGTGGTGATCTTGCAGTTGCACGTGTGACTGAAGGTGAAGACTTCTTCGTTAAAGAACTCACGTCTTATACAGACAAGTTCAACAATAGCTGGCTGAAAGAAGAGTTATATAGCGCACGTAACTTTGGCCCGGCAATGCACAAATTTGGTCAATGGATGGGCGGTGCATTCAACTTCATCGACCAGAACGTGTTTAAAGTTCCATTCACGCTCCATGATTTAGTTCCTGATTTCAGTGCACTGAAAACGGTGGATGCAGTGAACTTCAAGCCGAACTATCCAAAACCGGATGGCAAGCTGACGTTTGACCGTCTATCTTCAGTCTTTGTATCGAATACAGTCCATGAAGAAAACCAGCCAGCACATTTGAAACTGACCGATGCTTCAATTCCAGTAAACGTCAACCTGCCAAAATGGGATGAGCCTGCGCAGCGCTACTGCCCTGCAGGTGTTTACGAAATCATGGAAAATGATGATGGTTCTAAACGCTTCCAGATCAATGCGGCGAACTGTGTACACTGCAAGACTTGTGACATCAAGGATCCTTCTCAGAATATCACCTGGGTGGTGCCGGAAGGTGCTGGTGGTCCGAATTATCCTAACATGTAA